The sequence GACACAAACACTTTTGTGACTCTCCGTGAATGCATTCAATTAAGTGTATCCCATGGTGACTGTCTTCAAAGTCTTGATAACAGATAACATGGTAAAGAGCAATGATAATATTGTCTAATAAATCTGAACAGTGCAATAGTGGTATATGCACGTGTTAACTACAGTTCAAAGAATCCTCTTACAGAGTTTGCAGGATTTAGTAACGATGGGCACGGCCAGTTATCAAATAGCCAGATAGGTATATGCATCACCTTCTGCTATACTAGATAACCCTGTATCTaagaaaaaagtgtgtgtgttataaGGCTTATTAGCGCTACTTAGAAAATAGAAGTTTATATGGCAAAATGGATCAGTGTCAGACTAAAACATGCAGTTATTGATCATAGTTCAACAAGTCCAAAAGTTCAAAAATTACTGCTTTTCTAATACAGAGAAACAATACATGAATTTCTCATTgtggtaaaataatattttgaattaCCATATATTGCTCAGAAAGAAGATATAACATTATTTGAGTTAAATGATGTTACCAGATACATTGATCTGATTATCCCCTATAAgatcattttattacattttatatttcaccCCTCAAGCGTTTGGCCTATGTATTCTTTCCACTTATTAGTCCCAGTCACAAGTGCTTATAATATAAACCCTAGGAGTGCCTCTAGAGATagtagcacttttttttttttttttattgacatatGTAATAAGAAATGTCACCCTTTTCTCTTCTCCCATTTATATAGCTTCAGAATTTCTCACAGGCTGCTTTTAGGAGTTCAAATGTTTCCAAGGCTGCTTAAGAAAATACAAAATTGTTAATCTCTAAAACATTTCTAGAAATCTGCAAATAAAGCCTGTCCCACAGAAACCAGtgcgaaaaaaaaataaaaaaaaaaataaacaagaggTTGTTTAGCAGATGTACAATCATTTGACAACAAATGTTCAACAATGCTTGCAGAACTGTTCATATTTCTCTAAACAGATGTGTTTTGGATATACCTAGTAGTACTTTTTATCTCTCTTATTGACACATGTATTTATTACTACTTAGAGAACACCCAGTACATAAGAATTTACATATtagaataatataatattgtacttTCAAGGGCTGAGTTCAGACCAATATTATTCAAGTACGGAGGGATTCTCTATTATTGTAATTCTTATTACATATAATTTaccaaaatattcaaaataacaaTACAGCTTATATCAAGATTCCTTAATTCTGGTCCTCAAGAACCTGAGTCATCTTTTGGGAATTTCCCTCTTTAGGAACAGGTAGGATAGTTATGGGTCATTCCATTGTAACTGTGCAACACTTTGAGAGTTCTAACTTAGTATGGTTCTCACTACATTTGAGTCATTTTAATATGGGAACTATAGATGAACAAAAGTAAAGAAGCAAAGATACAATTGTGACCTTTTGAAAAACCATGaaattgccttacatttaaataaaaaataataataaagagctgTAACcgacgcaaaaaaaaaaaaaaaaaaaaaaaaaaatcacatgaaatTTTCTATGAACTTCAAATAAGTGTGGCCTTGTATTCAGTACCAAATAATAGACCCTTTATAGTGTTAAACTgctataattatttaatatatttataaatgagtGATTAGTTTGTTTTGTAACTGATGCAATATTAGAATCAGACTTATTCTTTATTGAAACAATTACTCATCTTGTTTCAACTACTTCTCCGCTTCAATTCAACCTAAATGCCATGGCACTGAACATCATCTCTTGCCATTCTACCTGCAACTTCCTACACAAGTTACCTATATCATCTTGAATTCAAATCACCTATAAATCCCTCAATAGACCCAATCCTTCATACatttcaaaactccatcttgaaaTATTCTCTCTTACATcagcctctgacctgcacctcacCATCTCTCACTATGGCCTACAATTCTTCTCCTGTGCCACTACCCACTAATGGAATTCAAACAAGAAAATACAGAATTTGAAAGTGGAAACGCTCTCTCCTTATATTTTGTTAAAGGAATTTTTGACCTCTTCATGTgaaaactatatatttatttttagtttttcttaGCCTTCATTTGGAGCAACCCTCTACACTATTGAGAGGTTTAAGGTTTTGAAATGCAAATTTGATTATAATACAAAGACAAATCAAACcagcacaaaaaaaacattataccaGTACAAGTTGAAAGCCGACCAAGGCCAAAATTGACTGCATTTTGAACTGGTTTAAAAAATTTGAGCATCACTATTCAATAGTAGGCCTGCGTTTCATACCAGTAAGGTGGAATACTGTAACAAAAGCCTGCAAAAATAAGTCAATAGAGCATGTTAGATTTAATGTGCCTTCTGTAAAAACAATATCCAGTCATCCAAATTGTTGTTGAAGTGTGGAAGACAGCAGCGGATTAAAGTTCCATAGTCAGCCTGGAGATTTTCCCAATTAATTCAGAACTTTCAttgaattattacatttataaaaaccaaCATTCAGAAAGTACTGTGTTCAATTACTATTGATGATCTCCACACCCCACCCTGTACATTACTAGTCTACACGCCTAATACCAATATTCCTATGTACCTTTCATAGCTCTCAGCCACAACTCTACCCACCCCGCCCCAACAATCATACTGGTGCTCGCCTATCACCTACACAAGTCATCTCCCAAATCATTTCTTACTTCCACATGGGATGGTATCCCGCCCACAGGGCCTGAGCCCACTCACCTGGCCGTATTGATAGCTCGCCATTACAACTCTTCTGGTTGCTATCCCCGTTGGCAAATGACAGATTACGAAAGGACTGCTAGGAAGTGACTGAAGTAATACGTCTCAATGCTCTGTAACTATGTAATGCCCGCATAGATACACTTTTACTTATTTGTCTCTGTTATAGGCGCCATTTTTCCAGAGTCAAATGCTTAACCTCTGTAGTGAAAGCTGCTCTACAGGAAGATGGCTGCTACCATGTTCCCAATAGACGTTTGCGACGCATTGATTTTGGATTATGCGGCTTTATCTGTGCGGTTGTATATTGGGGCTCTAGTGGAAGCGTAAAGCAAGCTGGGATGTGGGCGGAAGTTGAGTCGTTACATGGGTAACTTCCCAGCGCTGCCCTGGTCGCACGAGTCCGGCTCAGATACACAGTCGCTCCCGTCCTCTACACACCCGCAAAATGGTCCGAAAACTGAAATACCATGAGCAGAAGCTGCTGAAGAAAGTTGATTTTATCAACTGGGAGGTGGACAACAACATCCACGAAGTGAAGGTTCTGCGGAAGTACCACCTGAACCGGCGGGAGGATTACACCATCTACAACAAGCTCAGCCGCAGTGTGCGGGAGCTGGCGCGCAAGGTGACCGAACTGGACGAGAAAGACCCGTTCCGGGTGCAGAGCACCACCAGGCTGCTGGAGAAGCTGTACGCCATGGGCTTGATCCCCACCAGGCAGGGCCTGCAGCTGTGTGACACGGTCTCCGCCTCATCCTTCTGCAGGAGGCGGCTGCCCACCATTGTGGTCAAACTTAGGATGGCCCAGAACCTCAAGACTGCCATTGTATTTATCGAGCAAGGACATATCCGTGTAGGACCTGAAGTTGTGACAGATCCAGCCTTTCTGGTGACCAGGAACATGGAGGACTTTGTGACTTGGGTGGATTCCTCTAAGATCAAGAAGCATGTTATGGAGTATAATGAGGAGAGAGATGATTTTGATCTTGGCGTGTAGTGCAGGAATGTCTCAATTTGTTCTGTGGACTACTCTAATACTAACCATCGGTTGTGAAACACCAGAGTACTCGAATACATAAGTACTTACATTGTCAAGTATAGTGAGAGGCGAATTTCCACCAACAAAAGCTCTATTTATATAGTTGAAATaacttttgaactttttttttttcaggagaaCTTTGAGTTTTGATCAAATTTGTTTTGCATCAGAAACATAGTTTGTAATAAACGAATTCATACTAATTGTATTATAATTTTGAATTCCTACGTATTTTACAAACATCATAAAATGTCAACATGATGTATGTTTTACATAAGCAGAGTGGTGTCCAAGTTTAGTAGGTTTTGGAATAAGTGCATGTTAGGTgattttaaatggaaaatgcagacatgaaatgaACTATTGCTAGATAATGGGGAATTCACATTGACAGATTAGATACTTTCTGTAAGCAGAATACCTGTATATAgtatagccatacttgccaactttttgaagTACCCCAAAGGGAATTCCTGGAGGGTACGGGGCTTGATGAACTGTGACACTTTTGGTCCTGCCTTTGTTGTAATGACATGTATACGTAATTTTACAGCGGGaaaggcagggccaaaattactcgattccctgagaattgcggctcttcactagtaagtgggcagatgtgggtggatgtcctactctcccaggaaacctgccattccaggagagttggcaagtatgcgtataCCCAGGGCATACTTGGAGAGGTAACTCTTCATTTAGCCCAGTTGTTTTTTCTTTAACTCAACATGCACATGTTAGTGACTTTCAAGTTCccaacatatattattattattaatttttatttatagggcgccacaaagtatccgtagcgccgtacaaggacaaacaatggcacagcacagtacaagtaacagtaagatACTATTAGCATACTTGCTAATACTATAGCATTTTGTAGTGGAAATTTTAAAGTTGCTAATGTTGGTAGAGCAAATGTCAGGTAGTTGTGGATGCACAGAGCATATTGCATTTAGTTTAAACAGCTGAGTTTCAGATTAGTGTTAGATACCTTTACTAAAGAATGTATCTAGCCAGTTAtagaagaaaggcacaggatTACATTAAGAACAAGCTAGATATTTGAGCTTCATGTTATGTAAAAATGTTATActtacaccttcatcatcataaacatttatatagcgacagcaaattccgtagcgctttacaccaCAATGAAGTTCAAAAGCAAATGGGTATACTAGGGATTAAACACATAGCAGCTCATTAGCTACTTGCAACGTTCTTTTCCTTAAAAGGTAAGTAGCAAAGTTTTATGCATTATTTGGCAGTTAATCGGGTTGGTTACAGTTCAGTCAGCTGGAGCATACAGCAGATGTACTCACAGCAGTTTCATTCTGCTCTATAGCACTGGCAGCACTTTCTTCTTCTAGTTGTCTGCATTAGCACTGGAGGCTGAATAGTAGGTGTTGTCCTGAGGAGGGTAGTTCCTTCAATATGAAACAATGAATTTTAAATTTCAGCACTTTTGCTAAATATTGCCAAAAATATCCACTTTTATTTGAAAGCTTCATATTGAATAAGAGTATGCATGACCGTTTTTGTTGCTTCCAGACAGACTTATGTGAGGAATGAGCACAGCTTCACCGATCCCATGTGTCTGCTAGCCAGCTATGGTATCCAAATTTTCTCAAATTCTTCAGGACATCTTTTACCAATATATGTGATCTTACAATGGCAGTTAATGAGCTTTCTACATTCATTTATAGTAGGAGAAATAGGCATTTTGCCTTTACAATTAGTTTGCAAGCATAAAATAAAAGTAGCCTTGGCAGAGTCCCAGCAACCACATCTATGGATAACAAACATTAGGAAGCCCATATACATTGGAGATAAATTCTGTAACGCAAGTCCAGAGCAGCCTAGCCTTGGATTCTGCCTCTCTTGAACAGCCTGTACAAAGTATTGTGATTTAAATATCTGGCTTGGATTAGATTGTGCTTTGATTAAATTAGTTTCCATAAATGTATTTATGCTCACCTCCAAATTCTTATAAAATCAGTGATAATACTTATCTGCCTAGAGTAACATTTAATAGTAGCTGCGAGCTGAGATCTCATTCGCGACATTGTATTATGTTTATCATTGTACACTAGTTGAATGTCTGAGCTGTATGTATTTGGAACACCATTTTCTCCTCGGAATCGCTCAAAGGTTTTTAGATTGGAGCCAGTGAAAATTTGATCAATATGTTTATGCCATAACTAGCCAATTGCTGGCCTTTAGGGATTTCTGCAAATTCCTCATAAGGAAGTAACTTCAGCACCATTTTTAGGGTCTTCAATGAGCTGTTAATCACAT is a genomic window of Mixophyes fleayi isolate aMixFle1 chromosome 2, aMixFle1.hap1, whole genome shotgun sequence containing:
- the IMP3 gene encoding U3 small nucleolar ribonucleoprotein IMP3 — encoded protein: MVRKLKYHEQKLLKKVDFINWEVDNNIHEVKVLRKYHLNRREDYTIYNKLSRSVRELARKVTELDEKDPFRVQSTTRLLEKLYAMGLIPTRQGLQLCDTVSASSFCRRRLPTIVVKLRMAQNLKTAIVFIEQGHIRVGPEVVTDPAFLVTRNMEDFVTWVDSSKIKKHVMEYNEERDDFDLGV